The DNA window CCCACCATTTTCATCGTACTCCGTCCGTTTGTCCGTTTCGATGAGGGTGATCAGCTCACCAAAAATCTTGGCGATATTGCCGCGGTTGATTTCATCAATAAAAATCGCATACCGCTGGCCTGGGTCTGCCTTGGCTTTTTGAGCAATACGCTGAAACACGCCCGGCACAACCCTGTATTCAATCTCCCCGGTTTCGTCATTTTGAATCGGGCGAATGCCTTCCACAAAATCTTCATAACTATATGCCTGATGAAAGGTTATAAACTCATACCGCTGATGGGCCGCTTCTACTACCGGCCCTTTTTGTAAGGCCTGGGCCATAGAAACCTGCTCCGCGCATTCTTCCTCCCAGTCTGCCACCATGCGCCATTGCCCATCTTTCTGCTTGTCAAAGACATAGGGAACGCTTTTATTCTTGTATTGCACCGTCTGAGAACTCTCAACGGTATGGGCCTGCAGCGTAGCCCAGACCGTATTGGTGACGTGCCGGTTACGCCCCATAGCCCGGGCCTTTAAGGCGATATATTCATGATTTACAATTTCTTTTGCCCCGGCCCGGCCGCCAAGAGCCCAAAGAGCGGCAAAAACGGCATCAAACCAGCGCATATCGAGCAGTTGTTGAATCAGCCAGGCTTCCCGGCCAATCTTTTGTTTCCGGCTGCGATAATCTCCGATCAAGTTGTTCAGGTAATACGTCTTGCCTGTACCCGGCGGGCCATAAACAATGAGATTGGTCGCTCCCGGGGCCGGGGGAACCGCGGGAACAACCTTCTCTTCCCAGCGCTTTTTTAAAATGCCGGCCAAACGTGTTTTTATTTCTATGCCGGAAGATTGCGGCGTCCAGTCTTGTTGATCAACGGTTATTTTTTTCAAGTCTTCCATCGTCAGGTAGGGATCATCCGCCATGGGATCCTGAATTCTTGAAAAAGCGACATCAACATGCCAGCAAGTCTGGCCGTTCTCCGCTTTTGCTTCCTCCCAGTGGGGGGCCTCATACGAAGCCGTTACAATGTTGCCGACAGCAACTATCCCTTTGGGAGAAACACCTGTGCGGGCAAGATAGACCTTGTCACCGACGGCGGCCTTTCGATTGGCACAAGACCATCGATGGGTCACGGTCTCTCCTTTATGGGTGGCCGCCCGGTCTGCTTCTAAACTTTGCCAGTTCCATTTGTCGGGATTCCAGGTCAACAGCCACGAGGCATTTCCAGGATCTTTCCAAAGCTCCCGCAGCGGGGTTTCATAAAAATCCAGGTCCTTTATACCAAAATTGTCTTCCTGGTTTTTCCGGATCGCGTAAAGTTCTTTGTCAATTTCCATAGCTGACATGGCATTGACCTGGGCTTCCGACTTTCTGCTGAAGGCTGTAACAACCTTACGGCGGTCCGTGCCGCCAAAAATCCGTTCAAAGCTGTCCGGGAAAAGCAGAAACAGCATCATGTGGCGAAACTGCCTGCCATCACACTCGGGGGTTTGCTCCAGCCATTCAGCCAGCTTCCAGCCGCTATTTAAAAGCGCTTCACGATCCGGTGGAGCCAGTTCCTTTAAATTCATTACAATACGTATGATAAAGACATATTCCCGGGCTCTGTTAGTATTAAAACCTGTTCCGGCACTGCCCACACCATTGAGATATTTATCCCACAGCCAGGGGGAAGCTTCGGGAAAAGATTCCTCCGCCCAGCCCCAGATCGTCTGTATGCCCTCCCGTTTTTTTTCTACCCCGATATTGCTGGGGCAAAGGAACATGATCCAGAGAATTTCAGCGGCCAGTTGTTTGACTTCAGGAGCCGTATTCACAAGCTGGGCAGACAGTTTTTCAAAAAAAGAACCTTCTCCCTCAAGGGGTTGATTCACAAAATTTTCGTTCAAGGCCTGAAAATGCTCCAGCCGCCACAGAGACTTATCCGTAAATATGGAACCTTCGGTCAGCAATCCCTGTTGTCGCCAGTGCTCAGCCGCTTCCAGAATGGCGGTGGCGTCTTTATCGCCTGTGTATCTGCTCATAACAACGACCTTTTTTTCTTATGTTTGTGAATTATGCGCCGGTTTTTTTGATATCAATGGAATGTCGCCAACACGCGCGTCTTTGTAATGGAGGCGAAGCCGCCGGAAAAGCCGTCGCCGTGCCTGGCCTTGTTTTATGCACCTAAAGAAAGTCATATCAGCATTAAAAGCGATGAAATGGATGGAACCTCTTGATTTTTTAAAGGCTCATTTTCGAATTAAATAGAATTCAATAACGGATGAAAGAAAAATCACAACCGATCCGTATCCACCAGAATTCGCCCATGCCCATTATTTTCCAGCCACCAGTATGTGAAATGTTTTGACATCCAGCTCGCGGTGCGCTCTGTTGCGAGCCCCCGGATTGTTGATGTATAGATAATCGGAATGCCGAGCTTTGCTTCAATCGCGTCCAGTGTGCCACAGACGGTATTGGGATGGACAGCAGAAGGGATATCAAACTGCTCGAATCCGCCTTTGATATCTTCAAAAGTGGCCTCGATAAGAATGGCCTTCCATTGGAACAATGCCAATCGGTGGCAGGCACCAATAAAGCGCTGCCGATAGGTGACGGTGCAAGCTATCAAGTCCGGAAGGCTTTTACGTTCCAGGCAAAGAATATTTTCCATCCCCTCCACCGTGTAATCACCGGTTTTCATATTTGCCCTGCGTTCACCAGCGATCCAGTTGGGATGATTTTCGTATATAGGTAATGGTTCTTTTTCCAGCGTATCGACGATGACGATGGGCTTTGGGATGCCCTGGCTCCGAATGATACTGTGTCCTTGGCGTATCACTCTGAGTCGCGACGTGCTTGGTGTAAGAAAAGTATATTCCTTGCCCATCGGGGCCCCATGGCTTTTTAATTTCTTATCCAACCTTTCGCTCCGCTCACACGGTTCATATTTACTAGTTCGCTACTCATGCTTATATCCAAGCTCACGCAGCTTCCTCAGCAACAGCTATCTTTTAATTTAGGTCCACTGAAACATCAGTCCTCTTATTCCAAGGAGGATCTTTTTCCCGATGAGTTCCAGGGATCAAACAGGCAAATTCCGCGATTACAGGCAATTGAAATGGAAGATCGAGTTCCTCGATACGGTAGGACAAGTGTGACCGAGCCTCTTTGATCAGGGCCGTGGTTTCTTGTTCCGGAATCGGTTCGGCGTCAAACAGTTGACTCCTGGGCTTATCAGCATAAAGGTTAAGAAGCTTGATGATTTCCCAATCTTTAAGTAATACCCATCCGTCGTCTTTTTTCTTCTGCAAGCCTGTAATAACTTTTTTAACGGGTCCCTTTGAGCCGGTAATTCGGTCCCGCAGGGCGAAGATAACCAGAGGGTCAGGGAAATCGCCCACTGCGGCAAGTGCGTCAGTCAGATCGTCGGCAGCACTGATTACTCTGTCTACGATTTTTAGACCTATGCCGGCGACATCCTCGCCATTTAAAGGCTTCAGATCCCGCGCAAAGAGCAGGTTGTACCGATCGGCAATGGTAAAATCGGTTAGCCATTGGGAAGGTGTCTTAAAGTTTAAGCGCGTCTTATCAATCTGATTGGGGCGCCTCCCCATAACAGCGAACAGAGCTTTGAATAAAGGTATAAGGTCGGGAAGATCCACTTTTGGGATCTGATCGGCAACTTCGCCGAAATCAAAGCGAGCGACGTTGCCAAAAAGA is part of the Desulfosalsimonas propionicica genome and encodes:
- a CDS encoding ERCC4 domain-containing protein, whose translation is MDKKLKSHGAPMGKEYTFLTPSTSRLRVIRQGHSIIRSQGIPKPIVIVDTLEKEPLPIYENHPNWIAGERRANMKTGDYTVEGMENILCLERKSLPDLIACTVTYRQRFIGACHRLALFQWKAILIEATFEDIKGGFEQFDIPSAVHPNTVCGTLDAIEAKLGIPIIYTSTIRGLATERTASWMSKHFTYWWLENNGHGRILVDTDRL
- a CDS encoding AAA family ATPase, with protein sequence MSRYTGDKDATAILEAAEHWRQQGLLTEGSIFTDKSLWRLEHFQALNENFVNQPLEGEGSFFEKLSAQLVNTAPEVKQLAAEILWIMFLCPSNIGVEKKREGIQTIWGWAEESFPEASPWLWDKYLNGVGSAGTGFNTNRAREYVFIIRIVMNLKELAPPDREALLNSGWKLAEWLEQTPECDGRQFRHMMLFLLFPDSFERIFGGTDRRKVVTAFSRKSEAQVNAMSAMEIDKELYAIRKNQEDNFGIKDLDFYETPLRELWKDPGNASWLLTWNPDKWNWQSLEADRAATHKGETVTHRWSCANRKAAVGDKVYLARTGVSPKGIVAVGNIVTASYEAPHWEEAKAENGQTCWHVDVAFSRIQDPMADDPYLTMEDLKKITVDQQDWTPQSSGIEIKTRLAGILKKRWEEKVVPAVPPAPGATNLIVYGPPGTGKTYYLNNLIGDYRSRKQKIGREAWLIQQLLDMRWFDAVFAALWALGGRAGAKEIVNHEYIALKARAMGRNRHVTNTVWATLQAHTVESSQTVQYKNKSVPYVFDKQKDGQWRMVADWEEECAEQVSMAQALQKGPVVEAAHQRYEFITFHQAYSYEDFVEGIRPIQNDETGEIEYRVVPGVFQRIAQKAKADPGQRYAIFIDEINRGNIAKIFGELITLIETDKRTEYDENGGKVRGMTLTLPYSGEAFGVPANLDLYGTMNTADRSIALMDTALRRRFTFRELMPDPGIINGSRGDGYIEDGEGGSINLRALLKTINQRIRFLLNRDMMVGHAYFMKITDFAGFKHVLLTQIIPLLQEYFYEDWHRIQLVFRDVGPDRENMEPQIICHRTLKDEAVLGFAHDDYDDLIDYRVATADEITPDAIRKVYEEPA